Proteins found in one Sulfurospirillum diekertiae genomic segment:
- the istB gene encoding IS21-like element helper ATPase IstB, whose product MELDTSIDELCKELKLSIIGEKYHDIASMAAKENWQYTQFLEEVLRVEVDNRLGRSKNMLTKLAGFPVIKTLEQFDYTFSVGVNRKQIEELSSLIFVKKYENIILLGESGVGKTHLAIALALKAVQHRYKVRFTTISELLSNANRAKKEKKYDSFLKSIASPSVLVIDEIGYFNMSKEEANHFFQIISKRYEKSSTIFTSNLVFSKWVQVFAGDKIVTTAILDRVLHHSHIINIQGDSYRLKEKKQTGVLHSEIYKFEAKSSNIEGQNQEVV is encoded by the coding sequence ATGGAGTTAGATACCTCTATCGATGAGTTATGTAAAGAACTCAAGCTCTCTATCATAGGCGAAAAATATCATGATATTGCCAGTATGGCAGCTAAAGAGAATTGGCAATATACACAGTTCTTGGAGGAGGTATTACGAGTGGAAGTAGATAATAGACTAGGAAGGTCTAAAAATATGTTGACCAAACTCGCAGGATTCCCAGTTATTAAGACATTAGAGCAGTTTGATTACACTTTCTCCGTTGGCGTGAACCGTAAACAGATTGAAGAACTCTCAAGCCTAATATTTGTTAAAAAGTATGAGAACATCATCCTCTTAGGTGAAAGTGGTGTGGGTAAAACACATCTTGCTATTGCGCTAGCACTCAAAGCGGTGCAACATCGCTATAAAGTAAGATTTACCACCATAAGTGAGCTTTTAAGTAATGCAAATAGAGCCAAAAAAGAGAAAAAATATGATAGCTTCTTGAAATCTATCGCCTCTCCATCGGTACTTGTCATTGATGAGATTGGATATTTCAATATGAGCAAAGAAGAAGCCAATCACTTTTTTCAAATTATTTCTAAACGCTATGAAAAAAGCTCTACCATTTTTACTTCAAATCTTGTATTTAGTAAATGGGTTCAAGTCTTTGCAGGAGATAAAATCGTTACAACCGCTATATTAGATCGAGTGTTACATCACTCACATATCATCAATATTCAAGGAGATAGCTACCGACTTAAAGAGAAGAAACAAACAGGAGTTTTACACTCAGAAATCTATAAGTTTGAAGCTAAATCTTCAAACATAGAAGGTCAAAATCAAGAGGTGGTTTAA
- a CDS encoding IS5 family transposase encodes MLPKMTPTNQPNLFYGSLMDMLDRNDPLIALADVIDWNKIEEALRGYYCMDKGRPAKPLRLMAGLLMLKYLENLSDENVVVQWKRNPYYQYFCGLSDYQCGLPCDATELVKFRNRIGQGGIDAIFGASVALHPEASNESHVIIDSTAQEKHITYPTDGKLAIKMIHALHKIAKREGIALRRTYLKEIKEHRITLRFFRHPKKKHKARSAMKRLRTIAGIVMRDMQRSFTLEQIAFYAEQFSLYTKVLLQKRSDKDKIYSLHEPHIYAMAKGKDHKSYEFGVKASVVTTYTHGIVVGAVAHESNEHDSKTLKAVLTHASTHRHTPIQRATCDRGYRGIKEVNTTHICIPGIHLKRDTKEEKEHKRKQFRRRAAIEPTIGHLKHDHRMARNYLKGFIGDQINLLMAACAWNLKKWMNLFIHALFLAKDYRQMMVSIGYMKLYWSVWIWLGLTQRESRL; translated from the coding sequence TTGCTGCCGAAAATGACACCTACAAATCAACCCAATCTTTTCTATGGTTCCTTAATGGATATGTTAGATAGGAATGATCCACTGATTGCTTTGGCTGATGTGATTGATTGGAATAAAATAGAAGAGGCATTGCGTGGATATTACTGTATGGACAAAGGAAGACCGGCTAAACCTTTGCGTTTGATGGCAGGATTATTGATGCTCAAATATTTGGAGAATCTCTCTGATGAGAATGTGGTCGTGCAATGGAAACGAAATCCTTATTATCAATACTTCTGTGGGCTCAGTGATTACCAATGTGGCTTACCTTGTGATGCAACAGAATTGGTAAAGTTTCGTAATCGTATTGGTCAAGGAGGTATAGATGCCATCTTTGGTGCCAGTGTGGCATTACACCCTGAAGCATCCAATGAATCGCATGTCATTATTGACTCCACTGCCCAAGAGAAGCATATCACTTATCCCACCGATGGTAAACTTGCCATTAAGATGATTCACGCATTGCATAAGATTGCAAAGAGGGAAGGTATTGCACTACGACGTACCTACCTCAAAGAGATAAAAGAGCATCGTATCACCTTACGCTTCTTTAGACATCCCAAGAAGAAGCACAAAGCACGCAGTGCTATGAAACGTTTACGCACCATTGCAGGAATAGTGATGCGTGATATGCAAAGAAGTTTTACACTAGAACAAATAGCATTCTACGCTGAACAATTTTCACTTTACACAAAGGTACTTTTACAAAAAAGAAGCGATAAGGATAAAATCTACTCCTTGCATGAACCTCACATTTATGCCATGGCAAAAGGGAAAGATCATAAAAGCTATGAATTTGGTGTTAAGGCTTCTGTTGTCACCACCTACACGCATGGGATTGTGGTAGGAGCAGTCGCCCATGAGAGCAATGAACACGATTCTAAAACATTGAAGGCTGTCCTGACCCATGCGTCCACACACAGACACACACCTATCCAAAGGGCAACGTGTGATAGAGGATACCGTGGCATTAAAGAGGTCAACACCACACATATTTGCATCCCCGGTATTCATTTAAAACGTGACACGAAAGAAGAAAAAGAACACAAGAGAAAACAGTTTAGACGTAGAGCTGCCATAGAGCCTACCATTGGACATCTCAAACATGACCACAGAATGGCACGAAACTATCTTAAAGGCTTTATCGGAGATCAGATCAATCTACTCATGGCTGCATGTGCGTGGAATCTGAAAAAATGGATGAATCTCTTCATCCATGCTCTTTTTTTAGCAAAAGATTATAGGCAAATGATGGTGAGTATAGGGTATATGAAACTCTATTGGTCTGTGTGGATTTGGCTTGGGTTGACTCAAAGAGAAAGCAGGCTATAA
- a CDS encoding type II toxin-antitoxin system RelB/DinJ family antitoxin — MTGTAMTVRIDPDIKNKAAEYLKQMGLTTSEATRLFLHSVVLHKGLPFELRIPNEKTVTAIKETKEGKNIIKHTSPKELFDDLGL, encoded by the coding sequence ATGACCGGAACAGCTATGACAGTACGCATTGATCCTGATATCAAAAATAAAGCAGCAGAATATCTCAAGCAAATGGGATTAACTACCAGCGAAGCTACACGACTTTTTTTACATAGTGTTGTACTTCACAAAGGTCTTCCTTTTGAGCTTCGCATTCCTAATGAAAAAACAGTGACAGCAATCAAAGAAACAAAAGAGGGCAAGAATATTATTAAACATACTTCCCCTAAAGAATTGTTTGATGATTTAGGATTGTAA
- a CDS encoding type II toxin-antitoxin system YafQ family toxin has product MYTPEYHRFFKKDIERDKKSGQFSAEDFTLLKEVMSAMLNDEILHEKYKNHPLKGEWEGTYECHIKNDWLLIYQIDNNTNEMIFMRLGAHAQIFKKYK; this is encoded by the coding sequence ATGTATACTCCTGAGTATCATCGTTTCTTTAAAAAAGATATAGAACGTGATAAAAAAAGTGGTCAGTTTTCAGCAGAGGATTTCACACTTTTAAAAGAGGTAATGTCCGCGATGTTGAATGATGAGATTCTTCATGAAAAGTATAAAAACCACCCCTTAAAAGGGGAATGGGAAGGAACTTATGAATGTCACATTAAAAATGATTGGCTTTTAATTTATCAGATAGATAACAATACAAATGAAATGATATTTATGAGACTTGGTGCACACGCTCAAATATTTAAAAAATATAAATAA
- a CDS encoding HigA family addiction module antitoxin: MSMYNPPHPGQFIKEVYLEELDISEREVAHKLRVAPSTFHRLVSGQTSLTPEMALRLSKTLGRTPESWLAMQDKYSLWILGQSLNLDAVEKLEISA, encoded by the coding sequence ATGAGTATGTATAATCCACCCCATCCAGGGCAATTTATTAAAGAAGTTTATTTAGAAGAATTAGATATTAGTGAGCGTGAAGTTGCACATAAACTTAGAGTTGCACCTTCAACCTTTCATCGTCTGGTTTCTGGGCAAACAAGCCTAACTCCTGAAATGGCACTACGTCTTTCTAAAACATTGGGAAGAACGCCTGAGAGTTGGTTGGCAATGCAAGATAAGTACAGCCTTTGGATTCTTGGGCAATCCCTCAATCTTGATGCAGTAGAAAAGCTAGAGATATCTGCTTAG
- a CDS encoding type II toxin-antitoxin system RelB/DinJ family antitoxin, whose product MRTSTSVRIDEDAKMIASEVLKQYGMSLSEGINLFCKQVAMTYSIPFELKVPTERMQKALKELEKREGKSFDSIEALKADLES is encoded by the coding sequence ATGAGAACAAGTACCAGTGTACGTATTGATGAAGATGCAAAAATGATTGCATCTGAGGTCTTAAAACAATATGGCATGAGTTTAAGTGAAGGAATCAATCTTTTTTGTAAACAAGTAGCTATGACGTATTCCATTCCATTTGAACTTAAAGTGCCAACGGAAAGAATGCAAAAAGCCTTAAAAGAGTTGGAAAAAAGAGAAGGAAAATCATTTGATTCAATAGAAGCGCTTAAAGCTGATCTTGAATCATGA
- a CDS encoding nucleotidyl transferase AbiEii/AbiGii toxin family protein gives MANTHPAIAKMLEHYALNSKEESVDALREILQEIVLLGLYEGGFFKEAAFYGGTALRILHGLPRFSEDLDFSLLQENPSFDLRIYEKSLSETLLSFGFDVKIEMKEKTAESAVQSAFLKGNTVEHLLSINAPKNILQSIHKDQIIKIKFEVDTEPPLHFQTHSVLRLIPRPYSITAMTLPSLFAGKMHALLCRAWGTRPKGRDWYDLVWYIAHKTPLDLEHLNARLEQSCKWFEAQKQTLPEHLTKESLIALLNTRIEHLDIAKAKNDVRPFIKEMAELELWSEVFFKQIIHDIVLEA, from the coding sequence ATGGCTAATACTCATCCTGCCATTGCCAAGATGCTCGAGCATTATGCACTTAACTCTAAAGAAGAGAGTGTGGATGCTTTGCGTGAAATTCTTCAAGAGATTGTGCTTTTAGGACTGTATGAGGGAGGGTTTTTTAAAGAGGCCGCTTTTTATGGAGGAACGGCACTTCGTATTTTACATGGACTTCCACGCTTTTCAGAAGACCTTGATTTCTCACTTCTTCAAGAAAATCCATCATTTGATTTGCGTATCTATGAAAAATCTCTTAGTGAAACATTACTCTCCTTTGGGTTCGATGTAAAGATTGAGATGAAAGAAAAAACAGCGGAATCTGCTGTACAGTCTGCTTTTCTAAAAGGCAATACCGTAGAGCATCTTCTTTCCATCAATGCCCCTAAAAACATTCTTCAAAGCATTCATAAAGACCAAATCATCAAAATCAAATTTGAAGTAGACACAGAGCCTCCTTTACACTTTCAAACACACAGTGTTTTGAGACTTATTCCTCGACCCTATTCGATTACGGCAATGACCTTACCCTCACTCTTTGCTGGGAAAATGCATGCACTGTTGTGCCGTGCATGGGGTACGCGACCAAAAGGCAGGGATTGGTATGATCTTGTGTGGTATATAGCCCATAAGACACCTTTGGATTTAGAACACTTAAACGCACGCTTGGAGCAAAGTTGCAAATGGTTTGAAGCCCAAAAGCAAACCCTACCTGAACATTTAACCAAAGAGAGTTTGATAGCACTGTTAAATACGCGTATTGAACACCTCGACATTGCAAAAGCTAAAAACGATGTAAGGCCTTTTATTAAAGAGATGGCTGAGTTAGAGTTATGGAGTGAAGTCTTTTTTAAACAGATCATTCATGATATTGTACTAGAAGCATAG
- a CDS encoding type IV toxin-antitoxin system AbiEi family antitoxin domain-containing protein has product METIDIKNHFKTPLFTHEMLSAFLEPSVSQVNIKIATMVKNGDLIRLKRGIYHLGKRYQSTPIDTISISNMLYTPSYVSFDFALSHYGMIPERVSEVTAATLNHPKLFETPLGRFSYKHIPKEAYALGVDWMYDENNGGKLIATPEKALCDKIRYDRGVGSMTQAQMKEYLVYDLRLERLEMLNVELILLIAHAYRSKNLRTLASLLQKGVNHG; this is encoded by the coding sequence ATGGAAACCATCGATATCAAAAATCACTTTAAAACACCACTGTTTACACACGAAATGCTCAGTGCCTTTTTAGAACCTAGCGTTTCACAAGTGAATATTAAAATAGCCACGATGGTAAAGAATGGTGATTTGATACGCTTAAAACGAGGGATTTACCATCTTGGGAAAAGATACCAAAGTACCCCCATTGATACTATCAGCATCTCCAATATGCTCTATACCCCTTCGTATGTTTCGTTTGATTTTGCACTCTCACACTATGGCATGATTCCTGAACGTGTGAGTGAAGTGACAGCCGCAACGCTTAACCATCCAAAACTCTTTGAAACGCCCTTAGGGCGCTTTAGTTATAAACACATCCCCAAAGAAGCCTATGCACTTGGTGTTGATTGGATGTATGATGAGAATAACGGCGGAAAACTTATAGCAACGCCTGAGAAAGCATTGTGCGATAAAATACGTTACGATAGAGGGGTAGGAAGTATGACGCAAGCGCAGATGAAAGAATACCTTGTGTATGACCTTCGCCTAGAGCGATTAGAGATGTTAAATGTTGAACTTATCCTCTTAATTGCACACGCCTATCGTTCAAAAAACTTACGCACACTCGCTTCCTTACTGCAAAAAGGAGTCAATCATGGCTAA
- a CDS encoding McrC family protein yields the protein MQFLYENEYIPSSLTKEIESNKELYPFFEMTFQGIKPKNNCGFLKIQNENYFIVPKIADKEQTNLHIFIYMLMYAFDVKLTNRDFSNLQSIKSHFLEIFIRHFSDALLNEFKKGIFKKYVCLSKNLKVLRGKYVIEKNFTNFYHQSIYCEYDEFTMDNELNRFFFYAIKVFKKFSSYPNLHKCEMILDEVSFLHFSNLNQINIEFNRMNSRYLKSFETAIMILKKLIPLPNDENNKSFAFLFDMSEVFEKFIGRLYQSIDSTTKLQSQRNFGNLQLKPDILTSSMIIDTKYKIVQTKDNLSVADKYQMFTYGTNFNIDNTMLLYPEHLHKTHENLILGVGEKAVKLKLRSIDLNQNNEDYEQYIETIKYQVRIVYGTDCK from the coding sequence ATGCAATTTTTGTATGAAAACGAATATATTCCGTCCTCACTCACGAAAGAAATCGAATCAAATAAAGAGCTATACCCATTTTTTGAAATGACATTTCAAGGTATCAAGCCTAAAAACAACTGCGGTTTTCTCAAAATTCAGAATGAAAATTATTTTATTGTCCCAAAAATTGCAGACAAAGAACAAACAAATTTACATATTTTTATCTACATGCTGATGTATGCGTTTGATGTTAAACTTACCAATAGGGATTTTTCAAATCTACAAAGTATAAAAAGCCATTTTCTAGAAATTTTTATTCGCCACTTTAGCGATGCACTGCTTAATGAGTTTAAAAAAGGTATTTTCAAAAAGTATGTTTGTCTATCTAAAAACTTGAAAGTATTACGTGGCAAGTATGTCATCGAAAAGAATTTCACCAATTTTTACCATCAAAGTATCTATTGTGAATACGATGAGTTCACGATGGACAATGAACTTAATCGCTTTTTTTTCTATGCCATTAAGGTGTTTAAAAAATTTAGTTCTTATCCAAATCTGCATAAATGTGAAATGATTTTAGACGAAGTTTCATTTTTACATTTTTCCAATCTCAATCAGATAAACATTGAATTTAATCGAATGAATAGCCGGTATTTAAAGAGTTTTGAAACTGCTATCATGATATTAAAAAAGCTCATTCCCTTGCCTAATGATGAAAACAATAAAAGTTTTGCTTTTTTATTTGATATGAGTGAAGTTTTTGAGAAATTTATCGGCAGATTGTACCAATCCATCGATAGTACAACAAAACTACAGAGTCAAAGAAATTTTGGAAATTTACAACTAAAGCCTGATATTTTAACCAGTAGCATGATTATAGATACTAAGTATAAAATAGTCCAAACAAAGGACAATTTGTCTGTGGCAGACAAATATCAAATGTTCACCTATGGTACTAATTTTAATATTGATAACACCATGCTTTTATACCCTGAGCACCTTCACAAAACACATGAAAATTTAATTCTTGGTGTTGGAGAAAAAGCTGTAAAATTGAAACTGAGAAGTATTGATTTAAACCAAAACAATGAAGACTATGAGCAATATATTGAAACAATTAAATACCAAGTAAGGATAGTGTATGGCACAGATTGCAAATGA